A genome region from Arthrobacter sp. SLBN-100 includes the following:
- a CDS encoding DUF3043 domain-containing protein translates to MFGRKKEAPSAQESIDQQASDAAAGQAGVAGKGAPTPTRKAQEAARRRPLVPEDRKASKAAERQAVQDQRLKMRQALDTGDEKFLPLRDKGPQKRFARDYVDARFSLGEYLMFGALVFVLVSLVVPASSDMMIYVLGGFWVMFLAVFVDVFILSRQLRKRLAAKFGEVERGTVWYGSMRSLQFRKLRLPKPQVKRGQYPA, encoded by the coding sequence GTGTTCGGACGTAAAAAGGAAGCGCCCTCGGCGCAGGAATCAATAGACCAGCAGGCCTCGGATGCTGCGGCGGGGCAGGCCGGCGTAGCCGGCAAGGGAGCCCCCACCCCGACGCGCAAGGCGCAGGAAGCGGCCCGCAGGCGCCCGCTGGTGCCGGAGGACCGGAAAGCCTCGAAGGCTGCCGAGCGCCAGGCTGTGCAGGACCAGCGGCTCAAGATGCGCCAGGCGCTGGACACCGGCGACGAGAAGTTCCTGCCGCTGCGGGACAAAGGCCCGCAGAAGCGCTTTGCCCGCGACTACGTGGACGCCCGGTTCAGCCTCGGCGAATACCTGATGTTCGGTGCGCTGGTCTTTGTGCTCGTTTCACTCGTGGTGCCGGCATCAAGCGACATGATGATTTATGTCCTGGGCGGGTTCTGGGTGATGTTCCTGGCCGTTTTCGTGGATGTGTTCATCCTTTCCCGCCAGCTCCGCAAGCGGCTGGCCGCGAAATTCGGCGAGGTGGAGCGGGGAACCGTCTGGTACGGCTCCATGCGCTCCCTGCAGTTCCGCAAGCTGCGCCTGCCCAAACCCCAGGTTAAGCGCGGGCAGTACCCGGCCTGA
- a CDS encoding quinone-dependent dihydroorotate dehydrogenase — translation MRIYPTFFKLAFSWMDAERAHTIGFKGIRLAHRSGAGKILAKLTAPAPSLQTTAFGITFPSPFGLAAGFDKEGHGIEALTELGFGHVEVGTITGQAQPGNEKPRLFRLVEDRAVINRMGFNNDGATTVAPRLAAARAALQRRHPSVRPVIGVNIGKTKAVELGDAVEDYLASARSLAPAADYLVVNVSSPNTPGLRLLQDVESLRPLLTAVGGEADRAAGRHVPLLVKIAPDLSDEDIDDVARLALDLKLDGIIATNTTIARTGLASPAEQVERCGAGGLSGAPLKQRSLEVLRRLKKVTGDSLALVAVGGVETAQDVQDRLDAGATLVQGYTAFLYEGPFWAARINRQLAKNRRA, via the coding sequence ATGCGCATTTATCCCACCTTCTTCAAGCTGGCCTTTTCATGGATGGACGCCGAGCGCGCCCACACAATCGGGTTCAAGGGCATCAGGCTTGCGCACCGCTCCGGCGCAGGAAAAATCCTGGCAAAACTGACAGCGCCGGCACCATCGCTGCAGACAACGGCGTTTGGCATCACTTTTCCGTCACCCTTCGGGCTTGCCGCCGGCTTCGACAAGGAAGGCCATGGCATTGAAGCCCTCACGGAACTCGGCTTCGGCCACGTCGAGGTGGGAACCATCACCGGGCAGGCCCAGCCCGGCAACGAAAAGCCGCGCCTGTTCCGCCTGGTTGAGGACCGCGCTGTCATCAACCGGATGGGATTCAATAACGACGGCGCCACCACCGTGGCCCCGCGGCTGGCGGCTGCGCGTGCCGCGCTTCAGCGCAGGCACCCTTCGGTGCGCCCCGTCATCGGCGTCAACATCGGCAAGACCAAAGCGGTGGAACTGGGGGATGCCGTGGAAGACTACCTGGCCAGTGCGCGCAGCCTCGCACCCGCCGCGGATTACCTGGTGGTCAACGTCAGTTCGCCCAACACGCCTGGGCTCCGGCTCCTGCAGGATGTGGAAAGCCTCCGCCCGCTGCTCACCGCCGTGGGCGGAGAAGCAGACCGTGCAGCAGGCCGCCACGTTCCGTTGCTGGTGAAGATCGCCCCTGACCTGAGCGACGAGGATATCGACGACGTCGCCCGCCTTGCGCTGGACCTGAAGCTGGACGGCATCATCGCCACCAACACCACCATTGCCCGCACCGGGCTGGCTTCCCCCGCGGAACAGGTGGAAAGATGCGGGGCAGGCGGGCTTTCCGGCGCACCGCTGAAACAACGCTCCCTCGAAGTGCTTCGGCGGCTCAAAAAGGTCACGGGCGATTCCCTGGCCCTGGTGGCAGTTGGCGGCGTGGAGACTGCCCAGGATGTCCAGGACAGGCTCGACGCCGGAGCAACCCTGGTGCAGGGGTACACGGCCTTCCTCTATGAAGGACCGTTCTGGGCCGCCCGTATCAACCGCCAGCTGGCGAAGAACCGCCGCGCCTGA
- a CDS encoding alpha/beta hydrolase, which yields MAWQRDILGDEFESHTFSAAGHDGVERTATLVRFRPVLKEPGQQEPGQQESGGEPVRFPKPRRAVLFLHGWSDYFFNVDLARFWSSAGYEFYALDMHNHGRSLRPGSPGGYVSDLADYDAEIETASRLISQEGAALPLTLMGHSTGGLIAVLWASRHPGAVSQLILNSPWLEMHGSALVRRAASGMVGPVARFRPEAVLRLPPRGFYWRTISSAADGEWALDDQYRPPMAFPVRAGWLSAVLAGHGKVARGLNIEVPVLVLLSRGSANGLFWSEEMRRTDAVLDVNVIAARALTLGRTVTVERIDGALHDVFLSPANVRADAYARLARWLRGYAGPA from the coding sequence ATGGCATGGCAGCGGGACATCCTGGGCGACGAGTTCGAGTCCCATACCTTTTCGGCCGCCGGACACGACGGCGTGGAAAGGACCGCCACCCTGGTCCGGTTCCGGCCCGTCCTGAAGGAACCAGGCCAGCAGGAACCAGGCCAGCAGGAGTCCGGCGGGGAACCCGTGCGCTTCCCGAAGCCACGCAGGGCTGTGCTTTTCCTGCACGGCTGGAGTGACTATTTCTTCAACGTTGACCTGGCGCGTTTCTGGTCCTCCGCTGGTTACGAGTTTTACGCCCTGGATATGCACAACCACGGGCGGAGCCTACGCCCGGGGTCGCCGGGCGGCTATGTGTCCGACCTGGCCGATTATGACGCCGAAATTGAGACGGCGTCCCGGCTTATCAGCCAGGAAGGCGCTGCCCTGCCGCTGACCCTGATGGGGCATTCGACGGGCGGGCTGATTGCGGTTCTGTGGGCAAGCCGGCACCCCGGGGCCGTCTCGCAGCTCATCCTCAACAGCCCGTGGCTGGAAATGCATGGGAGCGCCCTGGTGCGTCGGGCAGCATCCGGCATGGTGGGGCCGGTGGCGCGTTTCCGGCCGGAGGCGGTGCTGCGGCTGCCGCCGCGCGGTTTCTACTGGCGCACCATCAGCAGCGCGGCGGACGGCGAATGGGCCCTTGATGACCAGTACCGCCCGCCGATGGCGTTTCCCGTCCGGGCGGGTTGGCTCAGCGCGGTGCTCGCCGGCCACGGGAAGGTAGCCCGCGGCCTCAATATCGAAGTTCCCGTCCTGGTGCTGCTGTCCCGCGGAAGCGCCAACGGACTCTTCTGGTCAGAAGAAATGCGGCGGACGGATGCGGTACTTGACGTCAACGTTATTGCCGCACGGGCCCTCACCCTGGGCCGCACTGTGACGGTTGAAAGGATCGACGGAGCCCTGCACGATGTGTTTCTCTCCCCGGCCAACGTCCGCGCCGACGCCTATGCAAGGCTGGCGCGCTGGCTTCGGGGGTATGCCGGGCCCGCCTAA
- a CDS encoding isoprenyl transferase: MALGKKKNTSPQRTHPVAAPYPHPSGAVAPSIPAEFIPRHVAIVMDGNGRWANQRGLPRIEGHKAGEPALLDVMAGAIELGIEYVSVYAFSTENWRRSPEEVRFLMGFNKDVLRRQRNQLDEWGVRVRWSGRRPRLWGSVIRELEEAEQFTAGNSTCTLTMCVNYGGRAEITDAVSAIAADVAAGRLKPGAITERTIQKYLDEPDLPDVDLFLRSSGEQRLSNFLLWQSAYAEFVFMDTLWPDVDRRTLWAAVEEYARRDRRYGGAVDAAKPSDVDSTR; the protein is encoded by the coding sequence GTGGCCTTGGGAAAAAAGAAGAACACATCCCCTCAGCGGACGCACCCCGTGGCCGCCCCCTACCCGCACCCCTCGGGGGCTGTGGCGCCGTCCATTCCAGCGGAGTTCATTCCACGCCACGTGGCTATCGTGATGGACGGAAATGGCCGCTGGGCCAACCAGCGTGGATTGCCGAGGATCGAAGGGCATAAAGCCGGGGAGCCCGCACTCCTGGACGTTATGGCCGGGGCCATCGAGCTCGGTATTGAGTATGTCAGCGTCTACGCCTTTTCCACCGAAAACTGGCGGCGTTCCCCGGAGGAAGTGCGCTTCCTCATGGGATTTAACAAGGATGTGCTGCGCAGGCAGCGGAACCAGCTCGACGAATGGGGTGTACGGGTCCGCTGGTCCGGCCGCCGGCCGCGGCTTTGGGGCTCGGTGATCCGCGAACTCGAAGAGGCCGAGCAGTTCACCGCCGGCAACAGCACCTGTACGTTGACCATGTGCGTTAATTACGGCGGCCGCGCGGAGATCACCGATGCGGTCTCGGCCATCGCCGCCGACGTGGCAGCGGGCAGGCTGAAGCCCGGCGCCATCACTGAGCGGACCATCCAGAAATACCTGGACGAACCGGACCTTCCGGACGTCGACCTTTTCCTGCGCAGCTCGGGGGAGCAGCGGCTGTCCAACTTCCTGCTCTGGCAGTCCGCTTACGCCGAGTTCGTGTTTATGGACACGCTGTGGCCCGACGTCGACCGACGGACCCTGTGGGCTGCAGTGGAAGAGTACGCCCGGCGGGACCGCCGGTACGGAGGCGCCGTTGATGCCGCCAAGCCCTCAGACGTGGATTCCACCCGGTAG
- the recO gene encoding DNA repair protein RecO, translating to MVQHSFASRAYRDDAVVLRTHKLGEADRIITLLTKHHGQVRAVAKGVRRTSSRFGARLEPFMVADLQLVSGKTLDIVTQAVAKGAYGGSIAADYGRYTVAAAMTETAEKLTDVDGESGTAQYNLLVGALASLSRDEHAAGLILDSYLLRALATGGWAPSFTDCARCGLPGPHNAFSAPLGGMVCAGCRPPGSPAPAAETVRLLAALLTGDWATADASLPVHRKEAGGLVAAYLQWHLERVLKSLKHVERS from the coding sequence GTGGTCCAACACTCTTTCGCCTCCCGGGCGTACCGGGACGACGCCGTCGTCCTCCGTACCCACAAACTGGGTGAAGCGGACCGCATCATCACGCTCCTGACCAAGCACCACGGCCAGGTCCGGGCTGTCGCCAAGGGCGTCCGGCGGACCAGCAGCCGGTTCGGTGCCCGCCTTGAGCCCTTTATGGTGGCGGACCTGCAGCTTGTGTCCGGGAAGACCTTGGACATCGTCACCCAGGCAGTGGCCAAAGGGGCCTACGGCGGAAGCATCGCCGCGGACTACGGCCGGTACACCGTTGCCGCCGCTATGACGGAAACGGCCGAGAAACTCACCGACGTTGACGGCGAGTCGGGAACCGCGCAGTACAACCTGCTGGTCGGGGCGCTTGCTTCGCTTAGCCGGGACGAACACGCCGCGGGGCTGATCCTGGACTCCTACCTGCTGCGGGCACTCGCCACCGGGGGCTGGGCTCCGAGCTTCACGGATTGTGCCCGCTGCGGACTGCCCGGCCCGCACAACGCCTTCTCCGCGCCCCTTGGCGGGATGGTGTGCGCCGGGTGCAGGCCGCCGGGCTCGCCGGCGCCGGCGGCGGAAACAGTGAGGTTGCTGGCCGCGCTGCTGACCGGGGACTGGGCAACGGCGGACGCCTCGCTGCCCGTGCACCGCAAGGAAGCCGGCGGCCTGGTGGCCGCTTACCTGCAATGGCATCTTGAACGCGTACTGAAGTCCCTCAAACATGTGGAGCGCAGCTGA
- the leuA gene encoding 2-isopropylmalate synthase, translating to MRNAQKPSGMPAHRYTPFQDQIKVELPDRTWPDKIITKAPRWCAVDLRDGNQALIDPMSPARKMKMFDLLVRMGYKEIEVGFPSASQTDFDFVRQLIEGNHIPDDVTIQVLTQAREHLIERTYESLVGAKQAIVHLYNSTSVLQRRVVFNQDEDGILDIALQGARLCKKYEETLVDTHVTYEYSPESFTGTELEYAVRVCNAVADVFEASADRQVIINLPATVEMATPNVYADSIEWMSRHLHPREGIILSLHPHNDRGTGVAAAELGYMAGADRIEGCLFGNGERTGNVDLVTLGLNLFVQGIDPMIDFSNIDDVRRTVEYCNQLPVPERSPYGGDLVFTAFSGSHQDAIKKGFEALERDAAAAGKDVSDFTWQVPYLPVDPKDLGRSYEAVIRVNSQSGKGGVAYLLKNEHSLDLPRRAQIEFSGVIQKRTDTVGGEVSGAQLWQVFQDEYLPSGKTDGQWGRYSLGGVKTETDDDGGMTLHASLTVDGVQVQRTGTGNGPIAALLSILREDGVDVRVLDYSEHALSEGGNAMAAAYVECAVGERVLWGVGVDANTSMSSLKAVISAVNRAIRDVRA from the coding sequence ATGCGAAACGCACAAAAGCCCTCCGGAATGCCCGCCCACCGCTACACGCCGTTCCAGGACCAGATCAAAGTTGAGCTGCCGGACCGCACCTGGCCGGACAAGATCATCACCAAGGCCCCGCGCTGGTGTGCAGTGGACCTGCGGGACGGCAACCAGGCCCTGATCGATCCGATGAGCCCGGCCCGCAAGATGAAGATGTTCGACCTGCTGGTCCGGATGGGCTACAAGGAGATCGAGGTCGGCTTCCCCTCCGCTTCCCAGACAGACTTCGACTTTGTCCGCCAGCTCATCGAGGGCAACCACATCCCGGACGATGTCACCATCCAGGTCCTGACACAGGCGCGCGAGCACCTGATCGAACGGACCTATGAGTCCCTGGTGGGCGCCAAGCAGGCCATCGTCCACCTCTACAACTCCACCTCAGTGCTGCAGCGCCGCGTGGTGTTCAACCAGGATGAGGACGGAATCCTGGATATCGCCCTCCAGGGTGCACGGCTGTGCAAGAAGTACGAAGAAACACTCGTGGACACGCACGTGACCTACGAGTACTCGCCGGAATCCTTCACCGGTACAGAGCTGGAATACGCCGTGCGCGTGTGCAACGCCGTCGCCGATGTTTTTGAAGCCTCCGCGGACCGCCAGGTCATCATCAACCTGCCCGCCACCGTAGAAATGGCCACCCCCAACGTCTACGCGGATTCCATCGAATGGATGAGCCGCCACCTGCACCCGCGGGAGGGCATCATCCTCAGCCTGCACCCGCACAACGACCGCGGAACGGGCGTTGCCGCCGCGGAACTGGGCTACATGGCCGGCGCCGACCGGATCGAAGGCTGCCTGTTCGGCAACGGCGAGCGGACCGGGAACGTGGACCTGGTCACCCTGGGCCTGAACCTTTTCGTCCAGGGCATCGATCCCATGATCGACTTCTCCAACATCGACGACGTCCGCCGGACGGTGGAGTACTGCAACCAGCTGCCTGTCCCGGAGCGTTCCCCCTACGGCGGCGACCTCGTCTTCACCGCGTTCTCGGGATCCCACCAGGACGCGATCAAGAAGGGCTTCGAGGCCTTGGAGCGGGACGCGGCCGCCGCCGGCAAGGACGTTTCCGACTTCACCTGGCAGGTCCCGTACCTGCCCGTGGACCCCAAGGACCTGGGCCGCAGCTACGAGGCCGTCATCAGGGTCAACTCGCAGTCCGGCAAGGGCGGCGTTGCCTACCTGCTCAAGAACGAGCACAGCCTCGACCTGCCGCGCCGCGCCCAGATCGAATTTTCCGGTGTGATCCAGAAGCGCACGGATACTGTGGGCGGGGAAGTCAGCGGGGCCCAGCTGTGGCAGGTCTTCCAGGACGAGTACCTGCCGTCCGGGAAAACCGACGGGCAGTGGGGACGTTACTCCCTGGGCGGGGTCAAGACGGAAACCGATGACGACGGCGGCATGACGCTCCACGCCTCCCTCACCGTGGACGGCGTGCAGGTGCAGCGTACGGGCACCGGAAACGGTCCTATCGCCGCGCTACTGAGCATCCTGCGGGAAGACGGCGTGGACGTCCGGGTGCTGGACTACAGTGAGCACGCCCTTTCCGAGGGTGGCAATGCGATGGCCGCCGCCTACGTGGAATGCGCCGTGGGTGAGCGGGTGCTCTGGGGTGTGGGCGTTGACGCCAACACCAGCATGTCGTCACTCAAGGCCGTTATTTCAGCGGTCAACCGCGCCATCCGGGACGTCCGGGCCTGA
- a CDS encoding M13 family metallopeptidase, whose amino-acid sequence MPISGIDLSTFDNTVRPQDDLYQHVNGAWLKATEIPDDRPLEGTFTALRDGSEIAVRDIIEEAAAKGAAASGIEQKVGDLYNSFMDEAAVEARGMEPIRQRLAEVFATTSVADLVSLAGRLFRADVGGLFYIYPAPDAGNPDRVLLYVGQGGLGLPDESYYREEKFAPMVTAYEAHVKTLFELAGVREAGAAAGRVVALETKLAGHHWDNVTLRDPQKTYNLKTADEASAMFPLLSRWFAAAGIDEAKRQEIVVSTPPFFDGAAALVESEPLAHWQEWLAMRVVSAAAPYLSSAFVDANFAFYGTTISGTPRNKDRWKRGVGVVEGALGEAVGQIYVARHFPETHKARMQTLVANLIEAYRQSITAVGWMGEATKAEALRKLEGFRAKIGYPEKWIDYSAVEIDPADLLGNVERAHNADVDRHLDEVGKPVDRNKWLMTPQTVNAYYHPMMNEIVFPAAILQPPFFTADADDAVNYGGIGAVIGHEIGHGFDDQGSQFDGGGALRNWWTDEDRKAFEQLTAKLVAQYDALSPYAAPGHNVNGRLTLGENIGDLAGLAIAYKAYLISLDGKEPEVLDGLTGHQRFFASWAAGWRQVIRGEEAIRRLATDPHSPNEFRTNAIAKNLDAFQEAFSVTEQDGMWMAPGERVSIW is encoded by the coding sequence GTGCCCATTTCGGGGATCGACCTGTCCACCTTTGATAACACCGTCCGGCCGCAGGATGACCTCTACCAGCACGTGAACGGGGCGTGGCTGAAGGCCACCGAGATTCCCGATGACCGGCCCCTCGAAGGGACTTTCACGGCGCTCCGCGACGGCTCAGAAATCGCTGTCCGCGACATCATCGAGGAGGCGGCAGCGAAGGGCGCGGCTGCCAGCGGCATCGAGCAGAAGGTCGGGGACCTCTACAACAGCTTCATGGACGAAGCTGCCGTTGAAGCCAGGGGCATGGAACCGATCCGCCAGCGGCTCGCGGAGGTGTTTGCCACCACCTCCGTGGCAGACCTGGTCTCCCTGGCGGGCCGGTTGTTCCGCGCCGATGTCGGCGGGCTCTTCTACATCTACCCGGCGCCGGACGCCGGCAATCCCGACCGGGTCCTCCTGTATGTGGGCCAGGGCGGCCTCGGACTGCCCGACGAGTCCTACTACCGGGAAGAAAAGTTCGCGCCAATGGTGACCGCGTACGAGGCACATGTAAAGACCCTGTTCGAACTGGCAGGTGTTAGGGAAGCGGGGGCCGCCGCCGGGCGGGTAGTGGCGCTGGAAACCAAACTCGCCGGCCACCACTGGGACAACGTCACGCTGCGGGACCCGCAAAAGACTTACAACCTGAAGACGGCGGACGAGGCGTCCGCCATGTTCCCGCTGCTCTCCAGGTGGTTCGCAGCCGCCGGTATCGACGAGGCCAAACGGCAGGAGATCGTGGTGAGCACCCCGCCGTTCTTCGACGGAGCGGCGGCCCTTGTCGAGTCCGAGCCTCTTGCTCATTGGCAGGAATGGCTCGCCATGCGGGTGGTCAGTGCCGCCGCGCCCTACCTGTCCTCGGCCTTCGTCGACGCCAATTTTGCGTTCTACGGCACCACCATCAGCGGCACGCCGCGGAACAAGGACCGCTGGAAACGCGGTGTGGGTGTGGTGGAGGGTGCCCTCGGCGAAGCCGTGGGACAGATCTACGTGGCCCGGCATTTCCCGGAAACCCACAAGGCACGCATGCAAACGCTCGTTGCCAACCTCATTGAGGCCTACCGGCAGAGCATCACCGCGGTGGGCTGGATGGGTGAGGCCACCAAAGCCGAGGCGCTGCGGAAACTGGAGGGGTTCCGGGCGAAGATCGGCTACCCGGAGAAGTGGATTGATTACTCCGCTGTGGAGATCGACCCCGCTGACCTCCTGGGCAATGTGGAGCGCGCCCATAATGCCGACGTCGACCGGCACCTGGACGAGGTAGGCAAGCCCGTGGACCGCAACAAGTGGCTGATGACCCCGCAGACCGTCAACGCCTATTACCATCCGATGATGAACGAGATTGTCTTCCCGGCGGCGATCCTGCAGCCGCCGTTCTTCACCGCCGACGCCGACGATGCCGTGAACTACGGCGGAATCGGGGCGGTCATCGGACACGAAATAGGCCACGGCTTCGACGACCAAGGGTCCCAGTTCGACGGCGGCGGCGCCCTGCGGAACTGGTGGACTGACGAGGACCGGAAGGCCTTTGAACAGCTCACGGCGAAACTGGTGGCGCAGTACGATGCGCTTTCCCCCTATGCCGCGCCCGGACATAACGTCAACGGCCGGCTTACCCTCGGCGAAAACATCGGCGACCTTGCCGGCCTGGCCATCGCCTACAAGGCCTACCTGATCAGCCTCGACGGCAAGGAACCCGAGGTCCTGGACGGCCTCACCGGCCACCAGCGCTTTTTTGCTTCCTGGGCCGCCGGCTGGCGTCAGGTGATCCGGGGCGAGGAAGCGATCCGCCGGCTGGCAACGGACCCGCACTCCCCCAATGAATTCCGTACCAACGCCATTGCCAAGAACCTCGACGCCTTCCAGGAAGCCTTCAGCGTCACTGAGCAGGACGGCATGTGGATGGCTCCCGGGGAGCGCGTCAGCATCTGGTAG
- a CDS encoding LCP family protein, whose amino-acid sequence MPVWLKIVTGILSLAMIGALAFAGFWFVRLQSNISKAPLNAGGGNTDAAVNDSTGRMQILILGSDTRDGLNGGYGTSDDSNGYGKSDVMMLMDISEDNKRVSVISFPRDLLVDIPECKDEKTNETYAARRGVMINEAMGEAGIGCAVDTVNKLTGLKVDHFMMADFNAVKELSNAVGGVDVCISDPVYDPDSRLRLPGGTSAVQGEMALAFLRTRHAFADGGDLGRIKAQQGFLSSLTRKIKDEGTLSDPGKMLKIADVVTQNLTVDEGLASVPTLLTIGNRLKDIDISKVAFVAVPTTPALVDPNRLQIAEPAGSQLFSALQQDIDLTDPTAPTTAAPSETPTAAPTETAAPLPAYDKALQPVTVANGTGLPGRSQEIVQALIAGGFTQTGRFEAVAVAQSVVYYGTGFEDVAADVAAQLGIPAAQILPAPAVSGVQVYLGTDFTSGTTYGADVALPENIVNQTAGDTLCQQANPMLIVNN is encoded by the coding sequence ATGCCGGTGTGGTTGAAGATCGTCACCGGCATCCTGTCGCTGGCGATGATCGGCGCCCTTGCGTTCGCCGGATTCTGGTTCGTCCGGCTGCAAAGCAACATCTCCAAGGCGCCGCTGAATGCGGGCGGCGGAAATACGGACGCTGCGGTGAACGACTCGACGGGGCGGATGCAGATCCTGATCCTGGGTTCGGACACCCGTGACGGCCTGAACGGCGGCTACGGTACCTCGGATGATTCGAACGGCTACGGCAAGTCCGACGTCATGATGCTGATGGACATTTCCGAGGACAACAAGCGCGTCAGCGTGATCAGCTTTCCGCGCGACCTGCTGGTCGACATCCCGGAGTGCAAGGACGAGAAGACCAACGAGACCTATGCGGCCCGCAGGGGTGTGATGATCAATGAGGCCATGGGCGAGGCGGGTATCGGCTGCGCCGTGGACACCGTTAACAAGTTGACCGGCTTGAAAGTGGACCACTTCATGATGGCGGACTTCAACGCGGTGAAGGAACTTTCCAACGCCGTGGGAGGCGTGGACGTCTGCATCAGTGACCCCGTATACGATCCCGATTCGCGGCTGCGGCTGCCCGGGGGAACCTCCGCGGTGCAAGGTGAGATGGCCCTGGCCTTCCTCCGCACCCGCCATGCATTTGCCGACGGCGGTGACCTGGGACGCATCAAGGCCCAGCAGGGATTCCTTTCCTCGCTCACCCGGAAAATCAAGGACGAAGGCACGCTGTCCGATCCCGGCAAGATGCTGAAGATCGCCGACGTTGTGACCCAGAACCTGACCGTGGACGAGGGCCTGGCTTCAGTGCCCACGCTGCTGACCATCGGCAACCGGCTTAAAGACATCGATATCAGCAAAGTCGCGTTCGTGGCGGTTCCCACCACGCCGGCGCTCGTGGATCCCAACAGGCTGCAGATCGCCGAACCGGCCGGTTCCCAGCTGTTCTCCGCCCTGCAACAAGACATCGACCTGACCGACCCGACGGCGCCCACCACAGCCGCACCCAGCGAGACGCCCACAGCAGCCCCGACGGAGACGGCCGCCCCGCTCCCGGCCTATGACAAGGCGCTCCAGCCCGTCACCGTGGCCAACGGAACCGGCCTTCCCGGCCGGTCGCAGGAGATCGTGCAGGCCTTGATCGCCGGCGGTTTCACCCAGACCGGACGGTTCGAAGCAGTCGCGGTGGCCCAGTCCGTGGTCTACTACGGGACGGGCTTCGAGGACGTAGCTGCCGACGTCGCCGCGCAGCTGGGGATACCCGCAGCCCAAATCCTGCCCGCACCGGCCGTATCCGGCGTCCAGGTGTACCTCGGCACCGACTTCACCTCCGGCACCACCTACGGCGCGGACGTTGCGCTGCCGGAGAATATCGTCAACCAGACAGCCGGGGACACACTCTGCCAGCAGGCCAACCCGATGCTTATCGTCAACAACTAG
- the era gene encoding GTPase Era, whose protein sequence is MSKKNKAVGEEDFGGFHAGFSVLVGRPNAGKSTLTNALVGKKVAITSAKPQTTRHTIRGIVHREDAQLILVDTPGLHRPRTLLGKRLNDLVADTLAEVDAIGFCLPANEKIGPGDRYIAAQLAAVGRKPIIAIVTKADLVDRQALTEQLLAVAALGREVLGEEGWKDIVPVSASDGFQVETVADVLISHMPPSPPLYPDGELTDEPEAVMVAELIREAALEGVRDELPHSLAVVVEEIVPREDRPDDNPLLDVRVNLYVERPSQKAIIIGKGGSRLREVGTNARKGIEALLGTRVYLDLHVKVAKDWQRDPKQLVKLGF, encoded by the coding sequence GTGAGCAAGAAAAATAAGGCCGTCGGCGAAGAGGATTTCGGTGGCTTCCATGCAGGGTTTTCGGTCCTGGTGGGCCGTCCCAACGCCGGCAAGTCCACGCTGACCAACGCGCTGGTGGGCAAGAAAGTGGCCATCACTTCCGCCAAGCCGCAAACCACCCGCCACACCATCCGCGGAATTGTCCACCGGGAGGACGCGCAGTTGATCCTGGTGGACACACCGGGCCTGCACCGTCCCCGCACCCTGCTTGGCAAGCGCCTGAACGACCTTGTGGCGGACACCTTGGCGGAGGTGGACGCCATCGGCTTCTGCCTGCCCGCGAACGAAAAGATCGGCCCGGGCGACAGGTACATCGCGGCCCAGCTCGCGGCCGTTGGCCGCAAGCCCATTATCGCCATCGTCACCAAAGCGGACCTGGTCGACAGGCAGGCCCTCACCGAGCAGCTCCTGGCAGTCGCCGCGCTCGGGCGCGAAGTGCTGGGGGAGGAAGGCTGGAAGGATATCGTTCCAGTGTCCGCCAGCGACGGCTTCCAGGTGGAAACGGTCGCCGACGTGCTGATCAGCCACATGCCGCCGTCGCCCCCGCTGTACCCGGACGGGGAGCTGACCGACGAACCGGAGGCCGTAATGGTAGCCGAGCTCATCCGGGAAGCGGCGCTGGAAGGCGTCCGCGACGAACTGCCGCATTCCCTCGCTGTAGTGGTGGAAGAGATCGTCCCCCGGGAGGACCGCCCGGACGACAATCCCCTCCTGGACGTCCGGGTGAACCTCTATGTGGAGCGCCCGTCGCAGAAGGCCATCATCATTGGCAAGGGCGGCAGCCGGCTGCGCGAAGTAGGCACCAATGCACGCAAGGGAATCGAAGCGCTCCTGGGAACGCGCGTCTACCTCGACCTGCATGTAAAGGTCGCCAAGGACTGGCAGCGGGACCCGAAGCAGCTGGTCAAGCTGGGCTTCTGA